From Candidatus Sphingomonas colombiensis, one genomic window encodes:
- a CDS encoding acyl-CoA dehydrogenase family protein: MDFALPQDLIDYLAELDAFIEAEIKPLEDADDNVRFFDHRREWARTDFENGGLPRHEWEELLREAKRRADKAGHLRFALLPKFGGKGGSNLWMCVIREYLASKGLGLHNDLQNEHSIVANNPFAKMFDDFGTDEQKAEFIPGMLDGTKRITFGLTEPDHGSDATHMETRGVRQERDGVSGWLLNGEKMWTTGMHVATHCALFARTSGEDGAARGISCFLVPSDAPGVQIEEYLWTFNMPTDHPRVSFNDVWVPDSAMFGPADTGLPLAQSFVHENRIRQAASSLGAAVYCIEEAVRYARQRKPFGEELARNQAIQFPLVELATQTEMLRLLIRKTAWEMDQMPHPEVEKRLSDKVSMCNYWANRLCCEAADRAMQVHGGIGYSRHKPFEHIYRHHRRYRITEGAEEIQMRKVGAFLFGYLGPRRKEFAELGWDDVDYRTESQIRPRSGWQAIGTQR; the protein is encoded by the coding sequence ATGGATTTCGCACTGCCCCAGGATCTGATCGACTATCTGGCCGAACTGGATGCCTTCATCGAGGCGGAAATCAAGCCTTTGGAAGACGCGGACGATAATGTCCGCTTTTTCGATCACCGCCGCGAATGGGCGCGGACCGATTTCGAAAATGGCGGCCTGCCGCGCCACGAATGGGAAGAGCTGCTGCGCGAGGCGAAGCGCCGCGCCGACAAGGCGGGGCATCTGCGGTTCGCGCTGCTGCCCAAATTCGGCGGGAAGGGCGGATCCAACCTGTGGATGTGCGTGATCCGCGAATATCTCGCCTCAAAGGGGCTGGGGCTGCATAACGATCTGCAGAACGAGCATTCGATCGTCGCGAACAATCCCTTCGCCAAGATGTTCGACGATTTCGGCACCGACGAGCAGAAGGCCGAGTTCATCCCCGGCATGCTTGATGGCACCAAGCGCATCACCTTCGGCCTGACCGAGCCGGATCACGGATCGGACGCGACTCACATGGAAACGCGCGGCGTGCGGCAGGAGCGCGACGGCGTGTCCGGCTGGCTGCTCAACGGCGAGAAGATGTGGACGACGGGCATGCACGTCGCGACGCATTGCGCCCTGTTTGCGCGGACCAGCGGCGAGGATGGCGCGGCGCGCGGCATCAGCTGCTTCCTCGTGCCGTCCGATGCGCCGGGCGTGCAGATCGAGGAATATCTCTGGACCTTCAACATGCCGACGGATCACCCGCGCGTCAGCTTCAACGACGTGTGGGTGCCCGACAGCGCGATGTTCGGCCCCGCCGACACCGGCCTGCCGCTGGCGCAGAGCTTCGTCCATGAAAACCGCATCCGGCAGGCGGCCTCCAGCCTGGGCGCGGCGGTTTACTGCATCGAGGAAGCGGTGCGCTATGCCCGCCAACGCAAGCCGTTCGGCGAGGAACTGGCGCGCAATCAGGCGATCCAGTTCCCGCTGGTGGAACTCGCCACGCAGACCGAGATGCTGCGCCTGCTGATCCGCAAGACCGCGTGGGAAATGGATCAGATGCCGCACCCGGAGGTGGAGAAGCGCCTCTCCGACAAGGTCAGCATGTGCAATTACTGGGCGAACCGGCTGTGCTGCGAGGCGGCCGATCGCGCGATGCAGGTACATGGCGGCATCGGCTATTCGCGGCACAAGCCATTCGAGCACATCTATCGCCACCACCGCCGCTATCGCATCACCGAGGGCGCGGAGGAGATCCAGATGCGCAAGGTGGGTGCGTTCCTGTTCGGCTATCTCGGTCCGCGTCGGAAGGAATTCGCTGAGCTTGGCTGGGATGATGTGGATTACCGCACCGAGAGCCAGATTCGCCCGCGCAGCGGCTGGCAGGCGATCGGGACGCAGCGTTGA
- a CDS encoding nitronate monooxygenase family protein, with the protein MLKTRFTEAFGIEYPIAQGGMQWVGRAPLVAAVANAGALGFITALTQPTPEALAKEIARCRDLTDKPFGVNLTILPTITPPPYAEYRRAIIEGGVKIVETAGYKPQEHVDDFKAHGIKVIHKCTAVRHALSAERMGVDAISIDGFECAGHPGEDDIPGLILIPAAANKVKVPMLASGGFGDGRGLVAALALGADGINMGTRFCVTKEAEIPESFKQQMVANDERATDLIFRTLHNTARVMKNAVSQEVVAIERRGGAKFEDVQHLVAGKRGVAAMENGDTDGGIWSAGMVQGLIHDVPTVKELVDRIVAEAEEIIDGRLAAMVHRHAEAAA; encoded by the coding sequence ATGCTGAAGACACGGTTCACCGAGGCGTTCGGGATCGAATATCCGATCGCGCAGGGCGGGATGCAGTGGGTCGGCCGCGCGCCGCTGGTCGCCGCGGTCGCCAATGCCGGCGCATTGGGCTTCATCACCGCGCTCACCCAGCCGACGCCCGAGGCGCTGGCGAAGGAGATCGCGCGCTGCCGCGATCTGACCGACAAGCCGTTCGGCGTGAACCTGACGATCCTGCCGACGATCACGCCCCCGCCTTATGCCGAATATCGCCGCGCGATCATCGAGGGCGGGGTGAAGATCGTCGAGACCGCGGGTTATAAGCCGCAAGAGCATGTCGACGATTTCAAGGCGCACGGGATCAAGGTGATCCACAAATGCACCGCCGTCCGCCACGCGCTTTCCGCCGAGCGGATGGGGGTCGATGCGATCTCGATCGACGGTTTCGAATGCGCCGGCCATCCGGGCGAGGATGATATCCCCGGCTTGATCCTGATCCCGGCGGCCGCGAACAAGGTGAAGGTGCCGATGCTCGCGTCGGGCGGGTTCGGTGACGGTCGCGGGCTGGTCGCGGCGCTCGCGCTGGGCGCGGACGGCATTAACATGGGCACGCGCTTCTGCGTCACCAAAGAGGCCGAGATTCCCGAAAGCTTCAAGCAGCAGATGGTGGCGAACGACGAGCGCGCGACCGATCTGATCTTCCGCACGCTCCACAATACCGCGCGCGTAATGAAGAATGCGGTGAGCCAGGAGGTCGTCGCGATCGAGCGGCGCGGCGGCGCGAAGTTCGAGGACGTGCAGCACCTCGTCGCGGGCAAGCGCGGCGTCGCGGCGATGGAGAATGGCGATACCGATGGCGGCATCTGGTCCGCCGGCATGGTGCAGGGGCTGATCCATGACGTGCCGACCGTGAAGGAACTGGTCGATCGCATCGTCGCCGAGGCGGAGGAAATCATCGACGGCCGGCTCGCCGCGATGGTTCACCGCCATGCGGAAGCGGCGGCGTAA
- a CDS encoding tRNA (cytidine(34)-2'-O)-methyltransferase gives MRIALYEPDIAGNVGTILRLAACMGAGVDLIEPMGFPWSDRALARAGMDYAGAADVTRHADWASFIAQAGGRIVLATTSGAIPLPQANFRADDILLFGSEGAGVPPAVHDRADLRVRVPMRAGFRSLNIAVSAAIMLGEALRQTGGWPD, from the coding sequence ATGCGCATCGCCCTCTATGAACCCGATATCGCGGGCAACGTCGGCACGATCCTGCGGCTCGCGGCCTGCATGGGCGCCGGAGTCGATCTGATCGAGCCGATGGGTTTTCCGTGGAGCGATCGCGCGCTCGCCCGCGCCGGGATGGACTATGCCGGCGCGGCCGATGTGACGCGCCACGCCGACTGGGCGAGCTTCATCGCGCAGGCCGGCGGGCGGATCGTGCTTGCCACCACTAGCGGCGCGATTCCGCTGCCGCAGGCGAATTTCCGCGCCGACGACATCCTGTTGTTCGGCTCGGAGGGCGCTGGCGTGCCGCCAGCGGTTCACGATCGCGCCGATCTGCGCGTGCGGGTGCCGATGCGCGCCGGCTTCCGCTCGCTCAACATCGCGGTATCCGCCGCGATCATGCTGGGCGAGGCATTGCGGCAGACCGGCGGCTGGCCGGATTGA
- the petA gene encoding ubiquinol-cytochrome c reductase iron-sulfur subunit, with protein sequence MATVEDTIPPGANPVRYLEEDHDPRRRDFINIAAVAWAGVGAGVIVLPLINQMNPSADVLAQATTDVDLSKIAPGQAIKTIFRKQPLFVRNLTPKEIAEADAVPLNTLRDPQTLEQRTKPGKKNWLITLGVCTHLGCVPLGAGEGENRGPFGGYFCPCHGSAYDTAARIRQGPAPLNLHVPDYTFKSDTAVTVG encoded by the coding sequence ATGGCGACGGTCGAAGACACGATTCCCCCGGGTGCGAACCCAGTCCGATATCTTGAGGAAGATCACGATCCCCGCCGCCGCGATTTCATCAATATCGCTGCCGTAGCGTGGGCCGGTGTCGGTGCGGGCGTCATCGTCCTGCCGCTGATCAACCAGATGAACCCGTCCGCGGACGTGCTCGCGCAGGCGACCACCGACGTCGATCTGTCGAAGATCGCGCCGGGGCAGGCGATCAAGACGATCTTCCGCAAGCAGCCGCTGTTCGTGCGCAACCTGACGCCGAAGGAAATCGCCGAAGCCGATGCGGTGCCGCTGAACACGCTGCGTGACCCGCAGACGCTGGAGCAGCGCACCAAGCCGGGCAAGAAGAACTGGCTGATCACGCTCGGCGTGTGCACCCATCTCGGCTGCGTGCCGCTGGGCGCCGGCGAGGGCGAGAATCGCGGGCCGTTCGGCGGTTATTTCTGCCCGTGCCACGGCTCGGCCTACGATACGGCCGCGCGCATCCGCCAGGGACCGGCGCCGCTCAACCTGCACGTTCCCGATTACACCTTCAAGTCTGACACGGCCGTCACGGTCGGTTGA
- a CDS encoding cytochrome b N-terminal domain-containing protein, with the protein MSFPWAKHYEPKQPLMRWLDEKLPLPRLVYNSIGAGYPVPRNLNYWWNFGVLAGVALVCQIITGVVLAMHYAPNALVAFGSTEHIMRDVNGGWLLRYAHANGASMFLLVVYVHIARGLYYGSYKAPREMVWLLGVVIFLLMMATAFMGYVLPWGQMSFWGAQVITGFFSAIPGVGETIRIWLLGGFAPDNAALNRFFSLHYLLPFVIAGVIILHIWALHIPGSNNPTGVDVKGEQDTVPFHPYYTAKDGVGVGVFFLVFAVLVFFAPNLLGHPDNYIEANPLSTPAHIVPEWYFLPFYAILKSFTADLILPAKLWGVLAMFGSILLLFFLPWLDSSPVRSASYRPKYRWFLGVLLVDVLVLGYVGGAEPIARNVIMGQIASAYYFAHFLIILPMVARSERPRPLPNSITEAVLAKHGETQPAQPALAH; encoded by the coding sequence ATGAGCTTTCCCTGGGCCAAACATTATGAGCCAAAGCAGCCGCTGATGCGGTGGCTGGACGAGAAGCTGCCTCTGCCGCGCCTCGTCTATAATTCGATCGGTGCCGGTTATCCGGTGCCGCGCAACCTCAACTACTGGTGGAATTTCGGCGTGCTCGCCGGGGTGGCGCTGGTGTGCCAGATCATCACCGGCGTCGTGCTGGCGATGCATTATGCGCCCAACGCGCTGGTCGCGTTCGGCTCGACCGAGCATATCATGCGTGACGTCAACGGCGGCTGGCTGCTGCGCTATGCGCACGCCAACGGCGCGTCGATGTTCCTGCTGGTCGTCTATGTCCATATCGCACGCGGGCTATATTACGGCTCGTACAAGGCGCCGCGCGAGATGGTGTGGCTGCTGGGCGTCGTGATCTTCCTGCTGATGATGGCCACCGCCTTCATGGGCTATGTGCTGCCATGGGGCCAGATGAGCTTCTGGGGGGCGCAGGTTATCACCGGCTTCTTCTCGGCGATACCAGGCGTCGGCGAAACGATCCGCATCTGGCTGCTGGGCGGTTTCGCGCCCGACAATGCCGCGCTGAACCGTTTCTTCTCGCTCCATTATCTGCTGCCGTTCGTGATCGCGGGCGTCATCATCCTGCACATCTGGGCGCTGCACATTCCGGGCTCGAACAACCCGACCGGCGTGGACGTGAAGGGCGAGCAGGATACGGTGCCGTTCCACCCGTATTACACCGCCAAGGATGGCGTCGGCGTCGGCGTGTTCTTCCTGGTGTTCGCGGTGCTGGTGTTCTTCGCGCCGAACCTGCTTGGCCACCCGGACAATTATATCGAGGCGAACCCGCTTTCGACCCCCGCGCACATCGTGCCCGAATGGTATTTCCTGCCGTTCTACGCGATCCTGAAGAGCTTCACCGCGGATCTGATCCTGCCGGCGAAGCTGTGGGGCGTGCTCGCGATGTTCGGCTCGATCCTGCTGCTGTTCTTCCTGCCGTGGCTGGATTCGTCGCCGGTGCGTTCGGCCAGCTATCGTCCGAAGTATCGCTGGTTCCTCGGCGTGCTGCTCGTGGACGTGCTGGTGCTCGGCTATGTCGGCGGGGCGGAACCGATCGCGCGCAACGTGATCATGGGGCAGATCGCGTCGGCTTATTACTTCGCGCACTTCCTGATCATCCTGCCGATGGTCGCGCGTTCGGAGCGGCCGCGCCCGCTGCCCAATTCGATCACCGAAGCAGTGCTGGCAAAGCACGGCGAAACACAGCCGGCCCAACCGGCGCTGGCACACTGA
- a CDS encoding cytochrome c1 — protein MVRTIALLIGAAFLTALGFALFGTVKTTITDPTPESAEHVFRVEPENIGLKSAGLFGKFDQQQVQRGFQVYKEVCAACHSLKYVHFRDLAKLGYSEAQVKAIAQGWVIEQPSINPDTGEAATRKNVPADPFPSPFANEVAARAANNNALPPDLSLMAKARENGSNYVHALLMGYRDQPAELVKEFPGSVTPKGLHYNPVFANLNIAMPPPLTADGQVTYADGTKATKDQMARDVAAFLTWTAEPNLESRHGAGLATVLFLAIFCFLAWGAYQNVWRDLKH, from the coding sequence ATGGTTCGTACCATCGCACTCCTGATCGGCGCGGCGTTCCTGACGGCGCTCGGTTTCGCGCTGTTCGGCACGGTGAAAACCACGATCACCGATCCGACGCCCGAATCCGCCGAGCACGTCTTCCGCGTCGAGCCGGAAAATATCGGGCTGAAGTCCGCCGGCCTGTTCGGCAAGTTCGATCAGCAGCAGGTTCAGCGTGGCTTCCAGGTTTACAAGGAAGTCTGCGCGGCTTGCCATTCGCTGAAATACGTCCACTTCCGCGATCTCGCCAAGCTCGGCTATTCCGAAGCGCAGGTGAAGGCGATCGCGCAGGGCTGGGTGATCGAGCAGCCGAGCATCAACCCGGATACGGGCGAGGCGGCAACGCGCAAGAACGTGCCGGCCGATCCGTTCCCGTCGCCGTTCGCCAACGAGGTCGCCGCGCGCGCCGCGAACAACAACGCGCTGCCGCCTGATCTCTCGCTGATGGCCAAGGCGCGTGAGAATGGCTCCAACTACGTCCACGCGTTGTTGATGGGCTATCGCGATCAGCCGGCCGAGCTGGTGAAGGAATTCCCGGGCTCGGTGACGCCGAAGGGGCTGCACTATAACCCGGTGTTCGCGAACCTGAACATCGCGATGCCGCCGCCGCTGACCGCCGACGGTCAGGTCACCTATGCCGATGGCACCAAGGCGACCAAGGATCAGATGGCGCGCGACGTCGCCGCCTTCCTGACCTGGACGGCCGAGCCGAACCTGGAATCGCGCCACGGCGCGGGGCTGGCGACGGTGCTGTTCCTCGCGATCTTCTGCTTCCTCGCCTGGGGCGCGTATCAGAACGTGTGGCGCGACCTTAAGCATTGA
- a CDS encoding adenine phosphoribosyltransferase, whose amino-acid sequence MPVNDDLKALIRTIPDFPKPGIAFRDITTLLLSPAGLAASVERMVAATDGPIDLVAGIEARGFLFAAALAVPLRAGVLLIRKDGKLPGATIAEDYALEYGSDRIAMHADALAPGARVLLVDDLIATGGTARAAIRLLRKAGAVVTQAQFLIDLPDLGGAAALATDGIKVDALVAFPGH is encoded by the coding sequence ATGCCGGTGAATGACGATCTGAAGGCGCTGATCCGCACCATCCCGGATTTCCCCAAACCGGGGATCGCGTTTCGCGACATCACCACCTTGCTCCTGTCGCCGGCCGGGCTCGCCGCGAGCGTCGAGCGGATGGTAGCGGCGACCGACGGGCCGATCGATCTCGTCGCCGGGATCGAGGCGCGCGGCTTCCTGTTCGCGGCCGCGCTGGCGGTGCCGCTGAGGGCCGGGGTGCTGCTGATCCGCAAGGACGGCAAGCTGCCGGGCGCGACGATCGCGGAGGATTATGCGCTTGAATATGGCAGCGACCGTATCGCGATGCACGCCGATGCGCTGGCGCCCGGCGCACGCGTGCTGCTGGTCGATGATCTGATCGCCACTGGCGGCACCGCGCGTGCCGCGATCCGCCTGCTGCGCAAGGCTGGCGCGGTGGTGACGCAGGCGCAATTCCTGATCGACCTCCCCGATCTGGGTGGCGCGGCCGCGCTGGCGACGGATGGCATCAAGGTCGATGCGCTGGTGGCGTTTCCGGGGCATTGA